Genomic segment of bacterium:
ATTGGTTCTAAAGAAAAAGATCCTATTCAGGAATGTGCTACTCTATCGCGGTTGATTTATGGTATATCATCTGCTTACCTGATGACAGGAAATGAGCGGTATTACTGGGCTGCCAAAAGAGGTGTGGAATATCAACGGGATACCTTCAGAACCGAGAGCCATGACGGTTCTTTTGTTGTCTGGGCTTTTGGCTACCGCAATGGCCAAAAGATACTCCCATCCCAATTTGGGGACGATTATAATGCCATCCCGCTCTATGAACAGATCTATGCCCTGGCAGGTCTTACCCAATTCTATAGGATTAGCAATGATTGGGAGACACTTCAAGATATCAAGCGAACAATAGAGTTTTTTAATCAGAGATTTCTGGATAGAGAGCAAAGGGGCTATTTCTCTCATGTAGATTATGCAACCTTAAGACCTGATACGCCAGTCCTTGGAGATAACTGCAGTAAGAAGAATTGGAACTCCATTGGTGACCACACACCGGCTTATCTGTTAAACCTGATGCTTGCTATAGAGAATATCGCTAATGATGAGTTTTCCGAATTATATAAGCAATGCAAGGCTATGCAGGAAGAGGTGGCAGACCTGATCACAGAAAAGTTCCCCGACCCTAATCTGAATATCCCCTATGTTCAAGAGCGCTTTTACCGTGACTGGACACCTGATAAAACATATAAATGGCAGCAGAACCGTGCGGTTGTTGGACATAACCTTAAAATTTCATGGAACTTAACCAGGGTATTTAACCTACTGGGGAAAAAGGAGTATCTTGACTTAGCTATAAAGCTGGGTGATGCGATGCAGATTTATGGCCTTGACCGGATTCGCGGCGGTTGCTTTGATGTAGTTGAGAGAGAACCCAAGAATAATATGCCCATTGAGTTCACCTGGCATAACCGTAAGGCATGGTGGCAGCAAGAGCAGGCTATCTTGGCATATCTTATTATGTATGGTGCTACCGGAAGGCCTGACTATCTCCAGCGTGCCCGGGAATCAATTGCCTTCTGGAATATGAGTTATCTTGATTTTGATTATGGAGATGTCTATTTTGATGTTACCGATGATGGACTCCCTTATACCAAAGAGGTTCGGGCAATGAAGGGCAGTCACTCAAAATCAGGCTATCATGTCTTTGAGTTGAACTTCCTCGCTCAACTCTATATCCGTACCTTTGTAAGCAAGGTGCCATTCAGGCTATATTTCAAACCATGTCCACAGAGGGCAAACGACACCTTTAATGTGATGCCTGACTATCTGCCTAAAGGATCATTGAAGATGGGCAAAGTGTTTGTTAATGGTGTAGAACATTCTAATGTAAATCGTGATACCTTTCAGGTTGAAGTTGATGTAGGTAAAGATGTA
This window contains:
- a CDS encoding AGE family epimerase/isomerase; the protein is MRNFTHSLRIMGIVEEVDAPSCHFKVRCLSGDVFDVFVGDETYYSFIRNFDKLDRNRIAPPENYVDNPGGRLGRYIKKDLLVAAYGIYQIHEDVERFDAREITLFHNQEGNYLFEETHWWLTQITALADTWLLNLFGPTIHEFDFTQYQTNLSYIGSKEKDPIQECATLSRLIYGISSAYLMTGNERYYWAAKRGVEYQRDTFRTESHDGSFVVWAFGYRNGQKILPSQFGDDYNAIPLYEQIYALAGLTQFYRISNDWETLQDIKRTIEFFNQRFLDREQRGYFSHVDYATLRPDTPVLGDNCSKKNWNSIGDHTPAYLLNLMLAIENIANDEFSELYKQCKAMQEEVADLITEKFPDPNLNIPYVQERFYRDWTPDKTYKWQQNRAVVGHNLKISWNLTRVFNLLGKKEYLDLAIKLGDAMQIYGLDRIRGGCFDVVEREPKNNMPIEFTWHNRKAWWQQEQAILAYLIMYGATGRPDYLQRARESIAFWNMSYLDFDYGDVYFDVTDDGLPYTKEVRAMKGSHSKSGYHVFELNFLAQLYIRTFVSKVPFRLYFKPCPQRANDTFNVMPDYLPKGSLKMGKVFVNGVEHSNVNRDTFQVEVDVGKDVEVEVEFIPNKDYKQGGGSS